From the Danaus plexippus chromosome 5, MEX_DaPlex, whole genome shotgun sequence genome, one window contains:
- the LOC116768999 gene encoding uncharacterized protein LOC116768999: protein MSPGERAALGRREAPRPRYAATAPGFPPQYYPPFGVPHPNAWLGAPLISMAGRNPPRDNPVSKLAMHAQGAPLIIHNRHDRKKYTTIPEQRNHRPTGQDVHVRHERCDVPENARPRNQAQQQQVRPSRNNTRNNNTDAVSVTSDESSGSNNSETMLPRIIKPRKRRKKDRKPNNIVPHDLTSAALELGEVDHCVTNMGSTSHGIYDESYCRDVTLPYRLHVKVLDYPDPVPETYRVTALGEALEATRFGLAEAASPAESAVSSCQCRYCDPVGQIWDANSLAHLLDENTSVDFAPTKLEDSMKVVGPLGKRGGDTMLRRSWSDPSARVPERKANNNDTLSASNLYSLFPLPRRSISSEPKSPLALEISSEIVTSMNGHRDLEIKLFSTLPPASSSDDLSFFDEKSESATKSAFSSAYPSPELKLNSEVNCDRVVLSDKGAKKSENLDPSCLKTVGVSENSRNICDLALVSA, encoded by the coding sequence ATGAGTCCGGGCGAGCGCGCCGCCCTAGGGCGCCGCGAAGCCCCTCGCCCTCGCTACGCCGCTACCGCACCGGGATTCCCGCCACAGTACTATCCGCCCTTCGGAGTTCCACATCCTAACGCATGGCTCGGAGCACCCCTCATATCTATGGCGGGGCGTAATCCTCCTAGAGACAACCCCGTGTCCAAACTTGCCATGCATGCTCAGGGAGCGCCTCTTATCATCCACAATAGACACGACCGTAAAAAGTACACCACTATACCTGAACAACGAAACCATCGTCCTACTGGACAGGATGTTCATGTTAGACATGAGAGGTGTGACGTACCTGAAAACGCGAGGCCGCGAAACCAAGCACAACAGCAGCAAGTACGACCCTCGCGGAACAACACACGCAACAATAATACGGATGCAGTCAGTGTCACCAGCGATGAAAGTTCTGGCTCTAATAATTCAGAGACAATGTTACCGAGAATAATTAAGCCAAGGAAACGACGTAAAAAAGATAGAAAACCCAATAACATAGTTCCACACGATCTGACATCAGCGGCGTTGGAACTCGGTGAAGTCGACCACTGTGTAACAAATATGGGGTCGACGTCTCACGGCATTTACGATGAATCCTATTGCAGAGATGTGACATTGCCGTATCGGTTACACGTAAAAGTATTAGACTACCCGGACCCCGTCCCGGAGACGTATAGGGTTACAGCCTTAGGAGAGGCTTTGGAGGCTACTCGTTTTGGATTAGCTGAAGCAGCATCCCCTGCAGAATCAGCGGTCAGTTCCTGTCAATGTCGCTATTGCGATCCCGTCGGTCAGATCTGGGATGCGAATTCTCTCGCTCATTTGTTGGATGAAAATACGAGTGTTGACTTTGCACCGACAAAGCTAGAAGATTCGATGAAAGTTGTCGGCCCGCTTGGAAAGCGCGGTGGTGATACTATGTTGAGACGAAGCTGGAGCGACCCTTCAGCGCGAGTTCCTGAAAGAAAAGCTAATAATAACGATACATTGTCGGCTTCAAATCTTTATTCACTCTTTCCTCTGCCGAGAAGATCAATTTCTTCAGAGCCTAAGTCCCCACTCGCTTTGGAGATATCTTCTGAGATCGTTACTTCAATGAACGGACATCGAGACTTGGAAATTAAGTTGTTTTCTACTTTGCCTCCAGCATCGAGCTCAGATGATCTGTCATTCTTCGACGAAAAAAGTGAAAGTGCTACCAAGAGTGCATTCTCAAGTGCATACCCAAGCCCTGAGCTAAAATTGAACAGTGAAGTGAACTGTGACAGAGTAGTATTAAGTGATAAAGGCGCTAAGAAGAGTGAAAATCTAGATCCAAGTTGTTTAAAAACAGTTGGGGTTAGCGAGAATTCGCGAAATATTTGTGATTTAGCCTTAGTATCTGCCTGA